One stretch of Daphnia pulicaria isolate SC F1-1A chromosome 8, SC_F0-13Bv2, whole genome shotgun sequence DNA includes these proteins:
- the LOC124311842 gene encoding integrator complex subunit 7-like: MTQTVESTYLRASQQGVMTVEDDLPMINKTVQEDHVAVRSMATRCAEAVHLVRRFRDGNPDLKLINHLNVGCILDCLKLLIETPLCFPRFMLQTLQTTSIKLAVSPQPRVAGEAITTTIGSQLAVKVVGIVQVTSSPRYFVRRVRPSRSSDNTIESYYPTVGSDDKV, translated from the exons ATGACCCAGACGGTCGAGTCCACCTACCTCCGGGCGTCTCAGCAAGGCGTTATGACTGTCGAAGACGATTTGCCCATGATCAACAAGACGGTGCAAGAAGATCACGTCGCTGTGCGGAGTATGGCCACTCGATGCGCTGAAGCTGTCCATCTCGTAAGACGTTTCCGCGATGGCAACCCTGATTTGAAACTTATTAATCACTTG AACGTTGGATGCATCTTGGATTGCTTGAAGTTACTCATAGAAACACCTCTTTGCTTTCCGAGGTTCATGCTCCAGACTCTGCAGACCACTTCCATCAAG TTGGCGGTGAGCCCTCAGCCGAGAGTAGCCGGAGAGGCGATAACGACAACCATTGGCTCGCAGTTGGCCGTTAAAGTGGTAGGTATTGTCCAGGTTACTTCCAGCCCGCGATATTTTGTACGGAGAGTACGTCCGAGTCGTTCAAGTGACAATACAATCGAATCCTACTACCCGACAGTCGGATCGGATGACAAGGTATAG
- the LOC124311908 gene encoding integrator complex subunit 7-like, translating into MAVLSCQLFYPQSCCDRSVAAKAVHPATCPTIAVISSKQDSWSSSVPDLSQDAALAVESLILGLCLAGKTEERELKIALTSAVQLSRVAGPEIRDTIIDCLTRLLLQSSGSTLVLLCQALAAIGDTQPSVIVPALVDIMSMLKKLTVQSDQELLAIPLLCVLMFQTHASHCWSQQASEVVHEVIFRVNLWVAFRIARSATRYGHHSIAHNILDPLLGHILTKHLYFWIQGLRDFTLAESHLSCGTGSDAVAVERLVLASKLYLQGLSSLKAATSPVLQFQAEFGRLRVEFLSACSQLVQACRTLQTAPPSAIAHAVVAATRERRTAALRSNYSPAEEVGVGAPAGGRSLSKLGQSAFDADQESLTNLQL; encoded by the exons ATGGCTGTTTTATCCTGCCAATTGTTTTATCCTCAAAGctg TTGCGACCGGTCTGTTGCAGCGAAAGCAGTTCATCCAGCTACTTGTCCAACTATAGCAGTTATATCTAGCAAACAAGATTCTTGGTCGTCTTCAGTGCCCGATTTAAGCCAAGACGCTGCCCTAGCTGTCGAATCGCTCATATTGGGCCTCTGCTTGGCGGGAAAGACCGAAGAGAGGGAACTCAAGATTGCGTTGACATCAGCCGTCCAGCTGAGTCGTGTCGCCGGACCAGAAATCAGGGACACCATCATTGATTGCCTCACTCGCCTTTTGCTTCAATCTTCCGGTTCCACGTTAGTCCTGCTGTGCCAGGCCCTGGCTGCCATCGGAGACACCCAACCGTCCGTCATTGTACCAGCATTGGTTGACATCATGTCAATGCTCAAGAAACTCACCGTTCAAAGCGATCAAGAGTTGTTGGCAATTCCTTTGTTGTGCGTTCTCATGTTCCAGACGCACGCCTCTCATTGTTGGTCTCAACAGGCCAGCGAAGTGGTCCACGAAGTCATCTTTAGGGTCAACTTGTGGGTGGCTTTCCGAATCGCCCGCTCTGCCACAAG ATACGGTCACCATTCCATTGCCCACAATATACTGGATCCCTTGCTGGGTCACATTTTGACAAAGCATCTCTACTTTTGGATTCAAGGATTGCGCGATTTCACCCTGGCCGAATCTCACCTGAGTTGCGGCACTGGATCCGATGCTGTAGCCGTTGAAAGATTAGTGTTGGCCTCGAAGCTTTATCTGCAAGGATTGTCTTCACTGAAGGCAGCCACCAGCCCCGTTCTTCAGTTTCAAGCCGAATTCGGCCGATTGCGAGTCGAATTCCTGTCGGCGTGCTCTCAACTTGTCCAGGCTTGTCGAACGCTTCAGACAGCCCCGCCGTCGGCCATCGCTCACGCCGTAGTGGCTGCCACCCGAGAGAGACGAACTGCAGCGCTGCGGTCGAATTACTCACCAGCTGAGGAAGTCGGTGTTGGTGCTCCGGCAGGTGGCCGAAGTCTGTCCAAGCTGGGACAGAGCGCCTTCGACGCCGACCAGGAGAGCCTCACGAATTTGCAGCTATAA
- the LOC124311843 gene encoding integrator complex subunit 7-like, with translation MVRLQDLWTLALRTSGSMAIIISDRKSLHYSIRDSLDNTQYSPVELEAAIYAASKFAAQSRTFSVNMCSKIVEMIQGLVTPVNIKLKLIPILQYMHHVAHLAAMVRRLCAQLLPSYPAQYFVCVTLYTLTLLASETLVKIPQQLLLLLEYLCDSRTVQAQVLSDLKF, from the coding sequence ATGGTTAGATTGCAAGATCTCTGGACTCTGGCACTGAGAACTTCGGGAAGTATGGCAATTATCATTTCTGATCGGAAATCATTGCATTACAGCATTCGCGACAGTTTGGACAACACACAATATTCCCCTGTCGAGTTAGAGGCAGCCATCTACGCCGCATCCAAGTTTGCCGCACAGTCTCGAACCTTTTCCGTCAACATGTGCAGCAAAATTGTCGAGATGATTCAGGGACTGGTCACACCTGTAAATATCAAGCTCAAGCTCATCCCCATCTTGCAGTACATGCACCATGTTGCTCACTTGGCCGCCATGGTTCGACGTTTGTGCGCACAGCTCTTGCCCAGCTACCCTGCCCAATATTTCGTCTGTGTGACACTATACACACTGACGCTGCTGGCTAGTGAAACTCTGGTCAAAATCCCTCAGCAGCTACTCCTGCTTCTAGAATATTTGTGCGATTCCAGGACTGTCCAGGCTCAAGTTTTGTCTGacttaaaattttga